The Equus asinus isolate D_3611 breed Donkey chromosome 15, EquAss-T2T_v2, whole genome shotgun sequence genome includes a window with the following:
- the ADAM33 gene encoding disintegrin and metalloproteinase domain-containing protein 33 isoform X1, producing MGRGARTARGSPALLLLLLLVRPRWRVLGAKTFPGNTLGEPVTPHWVLDGRPWRMVTLEEPVLKLDTGLVALEAEGQELLLELEKNHRLLAPGYTETHYSPDGQPMVLVPNYTDHCHYHGRVRGFPDSWVVLSTCSGMRGLISLSSNSSYYVHPGPAGDSKDFSTHKIFQMEQLLSWKGACGHRDPEDKGGMASLSHATQIRERREAHRSWRYLELYLVADHTLFLTQRRNLNHTKQRLLEVASYVDQILRTLDIQVAVTGLEVWTEQDRSRVTLDANATLWAFLQWRRGLWVRRPHDSAQLLTGRAFRGATVGLAPVEGMCSAESSGGVSTDHSELPIGAAATMAHEIGHSLGLSHDPDGCCMEAAAEQGGCVMAAATGHPFPRVFSACSRRQLRAFFRKGGGACLANAPDSGLLLPRARCGNGFVEEGEECDCGAGQECPDSCCLAHNCSLRAGAQCTHGDCCARCLLKPAGTPCRWAAGDCDLPEFCTGASPYCPPDIYLLDGSPCASGRGYCRDGACPTLEQQCQQLWGPGSSPAPEACFQLVNSAGNAHGNCGQDSEGGFVPCAQRDAQCGKLQCQGGEQSPLRPHTEPVDSILRLGSRKVTCRGAFLLPGAQLDLLDLGLVEPGTQCGPRMVCQDRRCQNITFRELERCLTACHGHGVCNSNHNCHCAPGWAPPSCDKPGFGGSVDSGPVQPENRGTFLLAVILSFLLPLLLGAGLAWCCCRRPGSWLWQCLWGSRRAPACWGPKDGPRREHPLGSIHPVQLGPTATGEPWPLGTPANCVHSTHPPIAPQALRTLPQPNSHREKPVPCSPACTPSRSSPEAKILLRGGS from the exons ATGGGCCGGGGGGCCCGGACAGCTCGAGGGTCGCCGgcgttgctgctgctgctgctactagtGCGGCCACGGTGGCGGGTGTTGGGGGCTAAGACGTTTCCAG GAAACACCCTTGGAGAGCCAGTCACCCCTCACTGGGTCCTGGATGGACGGCCCTGGCGCATGGTCACCCTGGAGGAGCCG GTCTTGAAGCTAGACACGGGGCTGGTGGCCTTGGAGGCTGAAGGCCAGGAGCTCCTGCTGGAGCTGGAGAAGAACCA CAGGCTGCTGGCCCCAGGATACACAGAAACCCACTACAGCCCAGATGGGCAGCCAATGGTGCTGGTCCCCAACTACACG GATCATTGCCATTACCATGGGCGCGTGAGGGGGTTCCCTGACTCCTGGGTAGTCCTCAGCACCTGTTCTGGGATGAG GGGCCTGATCTCACTCAGCAGCAATTCCAGCTACTACGTGCATCCCGGGCCGGCTGGGGACTCCAAGGACTTCTCAACCCACAAGATCTTCCAGATGGAGCAGCTGCTCAGCTGGAAAGGGGCCTGTGGCCATAGGGACCCCGAGGACAAAGGGGGCATGGCCAGCCTTTCTCATGCCACCCAGATCAGG GAGAGGCGGGAGGCCCACAGGAGCTGGAGGTACCTGGAGCTGTACTTGGTGGCTGACCACACCCTG TTCTTGACTCAGCGCCGGAACTTGAACCACACCAAACAGCGTCTCCTGGAGGTGGCCAGCTATGTGGACCAG ATTCTCAGGACTCTGGACATTCAGGTGGCAGTGACCGGCCTGGAAGTGTGGACAGAGCAGGACCGGAGCCGTGTCACACTGGACGCGAATGCCACCCTCTGGGCCTTCCTGCAGTGGCGCCGGGGGCTGTGGGTGCGGAGGCCACACGACTCGGCGCAGCTGCTCAC GGGCCGCGCCTTCCGGGGCGCCACCGTGGGCCTGGCGCCCGTCGAGGGCATGTGCAGCGCCGAGAGCTCTGGAGGCGTGAGCACG GACCACTCGGAGCTCCCCATTGGCGCTGCAGCCACCATGGCCCACGAGATAGGTCACAGCCTTGGCCTCAGCCACGACCCCGACGGCTGCTGCATGGAGGCTGCGGCCGAGCAAGGCGGCTGCGTGATGGCAGCAGCCACTGG GCACCCGTTCCCGCGCGTGTTCAGCGCCTGCAGCCGCCGCCAGCTGCGGGCCTTCTTCCGCAAGGGGGGCGGCGCGTGCCTTGCCAATGCGCCGGACTCTGGGCTCCTGTTGCCGCGCGCGAGGTGCGGGAACGGCTTCGTGGAGGAGGGCGAGGAGTGCGACTGCGGCGCTGGCCAG GAGTGCCCGGACTCCTGCTGCCTCGCCCACAACTGCTCGCTGCGTGCGGGGGCCCAGTGCACCCACGGGGACTGCTGCGCGCGCTGCCTG CTGAAGCCCGCGGGCACGCCATGCCGCTGGGCTGCGGGCGACTGTGACCTCCCAGAGTTCTGCACGGGCGCCTCCCCATACTGCCCCCCGGACATTTACCTCCTGGACGGCTCGCCGTGTGCCAGCGGCCGGGGCTACTGTCGGGACGGCGCGTGTCCCACGCTTGAGCAGCAGTGCCAGCAGCTCTGGGGGCCTG gctccagcccagcccctgagGCCTGTTTCCAGCTTGTGAACTCCGCGGGAAATGCCCACGGGAACTGCGGCCAGGACAGCGAGGGTGGCTTCGTGCCTTGTGCGCAGAG GGACGCGCAGTGTGGGAAGCTGCAGTGCCAGGGTGGGGAGCAGAGCCCACTCAGGCCACACACGGAGCCCGTGGACTCCATCCTCCGCCTAGGCAGCCGCAAGGTGACCTGTAGGGGAGCCTTCCTGCTGCCCGGTGCCCAGCTGGACCTGCTTGACTTGGGCCTGGTAGAGCCAGGCACCCAGTGTGGACCTAGAATG GTGTGCCAGGACAGGCGCTGCCAGAACATCACCTTCCGGGAGCTGGAGCGCTGCCTGACTGCCTGCCATGGCCATGGG GTTTGCAATAGTAACCATAACTGCCACTGTGCTCCAGGCTGGGCTCCACCCTCCTGCGACAAGCCAGGGTTTGGCGGCAGTGTGGACAGCGGCCCTGTGCAGCCTGAAA ACCGCGGTACCTTCCTGCTGGCGGTGATCCTTAGtttcctgctgcctctgctcctcGGGGCCGGCCTGGCCTGGTGCTGCTGCCGGCGGCCGGGATCTTGGCTCTGGCAATGCCTCTGGGGCTCAAGGAGGGCCCCCGCCTGCTGGGG GCCCAAAGATGGCCCACGCAGGGAACACCCCCTGGGCAGCATTCACCCCGTGCAGTTGGGCCCCACAGCCACTGGAGAGCCCTGGCCCCTGG GGACTCCTGCCAACTGTGTTCACAGCACCCATCCGCCCATTGCTCCACAGGCCTTGAGAACTCTGCCACAGCCCAACAGCCACCGTGAGAAGCCTGTGCCCTGTAGTCCTGCCTGCACCCCAAG CAGGTCAAGTCCGGAAGCCAAGATCCTATTGAGAGGGGGCTCCTGA
- the ADAM33 gene encoding disintegrin and metalloproteinase domain-containing protein 33 isoform X7, translating to MGSQWCWSPTTRGLISLSSNSSYYVHPGPAGDSKDFSTHKIFQMEQLLSWKGACGHRDPEDKGGMASLSHATQIRERREAHRSWRYLELYLVADHTLFLTQRRNLNHTKQRLLEVASYVDQILRTLDIQVAVTGLEVWTEQDRSRVTLDANATLWAFLQWRRGLWVRRPHDSAQLLTGRAFRGATVGLAPVEGMCSAESSGGVSTDHSELPIGAAATMAHEIGHSLGLSHDPDGCCMEAAAEQGGCVMAAATGHPFPRVFSACSRRQLRAFFRKGGGACLANAPDSGLLLPRARCGNGFVEEGEECDCGAGQECPDSCCLAHNCSLRAGAQCTHGDCCARCLLKPAGTPCRWAAGDCDLPEFCTGASPYCPPDIYLLDGSPCASGRGYCRDGACPTLEQQCQQLWGPGSSPAPEACFQLVNSAGNAHGNCGQDSEGGFVPCAQRDAQCGKLQCQGGEQSPLRPHTEPVDSILRLGSRKVTCRGAFLLPGAQLDLLDLGLVEPGTQCGPRMVCQDRRCQNITFRELERCLTACHGHGVCNSNHNCHCAPGWAPPSCDKPGFGGSVDSGPVQPENRGTFLLAVILSFLLPLLLGAGLAWCCCRRPGSWLWQCLWGSRRAPACWGPKDGPRREHPLGSIHPVQLGPTATGEPWPLGTPANCVHSTHPPIAPQALRTLPQPNSHREKPVPCSPACTPSRSSPEAKILLRGGS from the exons ATGGGCAGCCAATGGTGCTGGTCCCCAACTACACG GGGCCTGATCTCACTCAGCAGCAATTCCAGCTACTACGTGCATCCCGGGCCGGCTGGGGACTCCAAGGACTTCTCAACCCACAAGATCTTCCAGATGGAGCAGCTGCTCAGCTGGAAAGGGGCCTGTGGCCATAGGGACCCCGAGGACAAAGGGGGCATGGCCAGCCTTTCTCATGCCACCCAGATCAGG GAGAGGCGGGAGGCCCACAGGAGCTGGAGGTACCTGGAGCTGTACTTGGTGGCTGACCACACCCTG TTCTTGACTCAGCGCCGGAACTTGAACCACACCAAACAGCGTCTCCTGGAGGTGGCCAGCTATGTGGACCAG ATTCTCAGGACTCTGGACATTCAGGTGGCAGTGACCGGCCTGGAAGTGTGGACAGAGCAGGACCGGAGCCGTGTCACACTGGACGCGAATGCCACCCTCTGGGCCTTCCTGCAGTGGCGCCGGGGGCTGTGGGTGCGGAGGCCACACGACTCGGCGCAGCTGCTCAC GGGCCGCGCCTTCCGGGGCGCCACCGTGGGCCTGGCGCCCGTCGAGGGCATGTGCAGCGCCGAGAGCTCTGGAGGCGTGAGCACG GACCACTCGGAGCTCCCCATTGGCGCTGCAGCCACCATGGCCCACGAGATAGGTCACAGCCTTGGCCTCAGCCACGACCCCGACGGCTGCTGCATGGAGGCTGCGGCCGAGCAAGGCGGCTGCGTGATGGCAGCAGCCACTGG GCACCCGTTCCCGCGCGTGTTCAGCGCCTGCAGCCGCCGCCAGCTGCGGGCCTTCTTCCGCAAGGGGGGCGGCGCGTGCCTTGCCAATGCGCCGGACTCTGGGCTCCTGTTGCCGCGCGCGAGGTGCGGGAACGGCTTCGTGGAGGAGGGCGAGGAGTGCGACTGCGGCGCTGGCCAG GAGTGCCCGGACTCCTGCTGCCTCGCCCACAACTGCTCGCTGCGTGCGGGGGCCCAGTGCACCCACGGGGACTGCTGCGCGCGCTGCCTG CTGAAGCCCGCGGGCACGCCATGCCGCTGGGCTGCGGGCGACTGTGACCTCCCAGAGTTCTGCACGGGCGCCTCCCCATACTGCCCCCCGGACATTTACCTCCTGGACGGCTCGCCGTGTGCCAGCGGCCGGGGCTACTGTCGGGACGGCGCGTGTCCCACGCTTGAGCAGCAGTGCCAGCAGCTCTGGGGGCCTG gctccagcccagcccctgagGCCTGTTTCCAGCTTGTGAACTCCGCGGGAAATGCCCACGGGAACTGCGGCCAGGACAGCGAGGGTGGCTTCGTGCCTTGTGCGCAGAG GGACGCGCAGTGTGGGAAGCTGCAGTGCCAGGGTGGGGAGCAGAGCCCACTCAGGCCACACACGGAGCCCGTGGACTCCATCCTCCGCCTAGGCAGCCGCAAGGTGACCTGTAGGGGAGCCTTCCTGCTGCCCGGTGCCCAGCTGGACCTGCTTGACTTGGGCCTGGTAGAGCCAGGCACCCAGTGTGGACCTAGAATG GTGTGCCAGGACAGGCGCTGCCAGAACATCACCTTCCGGGAGCTGGAGCGCTGCCTGACTGCCTGCCATGGCCATGGG GTTTGCAATAGTAACCATAACTGCCACTGTGCTCCAGGCTGGGCTCCACCCTCCTGCGACAAGCCAGGGTTTGGCGGCAGTGTGGACAGCGGCCCTGTGCAGCCTGAAA ACCGCGGTACCTTCCTGCTGGCGGTGATCCTTAGtttcctgctgcctctgctcctcGGGGCCGGCCTGGCCTGGTGCTGCTGCCGGCGGCCGGGATCTTGGCTCTGGCAATGCCTCTGGGGCTCAAGGAGGGCCCCCGCCTGCTGGGG GCCCAAAGATGGCCCACGCAGGGAACACCCCCTGGGCAGCATTCACCCCGTGCAGTTGGGCCCCACAGCCACTGGAGAGCCCTGGCCCCTGG GGACTCCTGCCAACTGTGTTCACAGCACCCATCCGCCCATTGCTCCACAGGCCTTGAGAACTCTGCCACAGCCCAACAGCCACCGTGAGAAGCCTGTGCCCTGTAGTCCTGCCTGCACCCCAAG CAGGTCAAGTCCGGAAGCCAAGATCCTATTGAGAGGGGGCTCCTGA
- the ADAM33 gene encoding disintegrin and metalloproteinase domain-containing protein 33 isoform X2, with the protein MGRGARTARGSPALLLLLLLVRPRWRVLGAKTFPGNTLGEPVTPHWVLDGRPWRMVTLEEPVLKLDTGLVALEAEGQELLLELEKNHRLLAPGYTETHYSPDGQPMVLVPNYTDHCHYHGRVRGFPDSWVVLSTCSGMRGLISLSSNSSYYVHPGPAGDSKDFSTHKIFQMEQLLSWKGACGHRDPEDKGGMASLSHATQIRERREAHRSWRYLELYLVADHTLFLTQRRNLNHTKQRLLEVASYVDQILRTLDIQVAVTGLEVWTEQDRSRVTLDANATLWAFLQWRRGLWVRRPHDSAQLLTGRAFRGATVGLAPVEGMCSAESSGGVSTDHSELPIGAAATMAHEIGHSLGLSHDPDGCCMEAAAEQGGCVMAAATGHPFPRVFSACSRRQLRAFFRKGGGACLANAPDSGLLLPRARCGNGFVEEGEECDCGAGQECPDSCCLAHNCSLRAGAQCTHGDCCARCLLKPAGTPCRWAAGDCDLPEFCTGASPYCPPDIYLLDGSPCASGRGYCRDGACPTLEQQCQQLWGPGSSPAPEACFQLVNSAGNAHGNCGQDSEGGFVPCAQRDAQCGKLQCQGGEQSPLRPHTEPVDSILRLGSRKVTCRGAFLLPGAQLDLLDLGLVEPGTQCGPRMVCQDRRCQNITFRELERCLTACHGHGVCNSNHNCHCAPGWAPPSCDKPGFGGSVDSGPVQPENRGTFLLAVILSFLLPLLLGAGLAWCCCRRPGSWLWQCLWGSRRAPACWGPKDGPRREHPLGSIHPVQLGPTATGEPWPLGTPANCVHSTHPPIAPQALRTLPQPNSHREKPVPCSPACTPRSSPEAKILLRGGS; encoded by the exons ATGGGCCGGGGGGCCCGGACAGCTCGAGGGTCGCCGgcgttgctgctgctgctgctactagtGCGGCCACGGTGGCGGGTGTTGGGGGCTAAGACGTTTCCAG GAAACACCCTTGGAGAGCCAGTCACCCCTCACTGGGTCCTGGATGGACGGCCCTGGCGCATGGTCACCCTGGAGGAGCCG GTCTTGAAGCTAGACACGGGGCTGGTGGCCTTGGAGGCTGAAGGCCAGGAGCTCCTGCTGGAGCTGGAGAAGAACCA CAGGCTGCTGGCCCCAGGATACACAGAAACCCACTACAGCCCAGATGGGCAGCCAATGGTGCTGGTCCCCAACTACACG GATCATTGCCATTACCATGGGCGCGTGAGGGGGTTCCCTGACTCCTGGGTAGTCCTCAGCACCTGTTCTGGGATGAG GGGCCTGATCTCACTCAGCAGCAATTCCAGCTACTACGTGCATCCCGGGCCGGCTGGGGACTCCAAGGACTTCTCAACCCACAAGATCTTCCAGATGGAGCAGCTGCTCAGCTGGAAAGGGGCCTGTGGCCATAGGGACCCCGAGGACAAAGGGGGCATGGCCAGCCTTTCTCATGCCACCCAGATCAGG GAGAGGCGGGAGGCCCACAGGAGCTGGAGGTACCTGGAGCTGTACTTGGTGGCTGACCACACCCTG TTCTTGACTCAGCGCCGGAACTTGAACCACACCAAACAGCGTCTCCTGGAGGTGGCCAGCTATGTGGACCAG ATTCTCAGGACTCTGGACATTCAGGTGGCAGTGACCGGCCTGGAAGTGTGGACAGAGCAGGACCGGAGCCGTGTCACACTGGACGCGAATGCCACCCTCTGGGCCTTCCTGCAGTGGCGCCGGGGGCTGTGGGTGCGGAGGCCACACGACTCGGCGCAGCTGCTCAC GGGCCGCGCCTTCCGGGGCGCCACCGTGGGCCTGGCGCCCGTCGAGGGCATGTGCAGCGCCGAGAGCTCTGGAGGCGTGAGCACG GACCACTCGGAGCTCCCCATTGGCGCTGCAGCCACCATGGCCCACGAGATAGGTCACAGCCTTGGCCTCAGCCACGACCCCGACGGCTGCTGCATGGAGGCTGCGGCCGAGCAAGGCGGCTGCGTGATGGCAGCAGCCACTGG GCACCCGTTCCCGCGCGTGTTCAGCGCCTGCAGCCGCCGCCAGCTGCGGGCCTTCTTCCGCAAGGGGGGCGGCGCGTGCCTTGCCAATGCGCCGGACTCTGGGCTCCTGTTGCCGCGCGCGAGGTGCGGGAACGGCTTCGTGGAGGAGGGCGAGGAGTGCGACTGCGGCGCTGGCCAG GAGTGCCCGGACTCCTGCTGCCTCGCCCACAACTGCTCGCTGCGTGCGGGGGCCCAGTGCACCCACGGGGACTGCTGCGCGCGCTGCCTG CTGAAGCCCGCGGGCACGCCATGCCGCTGGGCTGCGGGCGACTGTGACCTCCCAGAGTTCTGCACGGGCGCCTCCCCATACTGCCCCCCGGACATTTACCTCCTGGACGGCTCGCCGTGTGCCAGCGGCCGGGGCTACTGTCGGGACGGCGCGTGTCCCACGCTTGAGCAGCAGTGCCAGCAGCTCTGGGGGCCTG gctccagcccagcccctgagGCCTGTTTCCAGCTTGTGAACTCCGCGGGAAATGCCCACGGGAACTGCGGCCAGGACAGCGAGGGTGGCTTCGTGCCTTGTGCGCAGAG GGACGCGCAGTGTGGGAAGCTGCAGTGCCAGGGTGGGGAGCAGAGCCCACTCAGGCCACACACGGAGCCCGTGGACTCCATCCTCCGCCTAGGCAGCCGCAAGGTGACCTGTAGGGGAGCCTTCCTGCTGCCCGGTGCCCAGCTGGACCTGCTTGACTTGGGCCTGGTAGAGCCAGGCACCCAGTGTGGACCTAGAATG GTGTGCCAGGACAGGCGCTGCCAGAACATCACCTTCCGGGAGCTGGAGCGCTGCCTGACTGCCTGCCATGGCCATGGG GTTTGCAATAGTAACCATAACTGCCACTGTGCTCCAGGCTGGGCTCCACCCTCCTGCGACAAGCCAGGGTTTGGCGGCAGTGTGGACAGCGGCCCTGTGCAGCCTGAAA ACCGCGGTACCTTCCTGCTGGCGGTGATCCTTAGtttcctgctgcctctgctcctcGGGGCCGGCCTGGCCTGGTGCTGCTGCCGGCGGCCGGGATCTTGGCTCTGGCAATGCCTCTGGGGCTCAAGGAGGGCCCCCGCCTGCTGGGG GCCCAAAGATGGCCCACGCAGGGAACACCCCCTGGGCAGCATTCACCCCGTGCAGTTGGGCCCCACAGCCACTGGAGAGCCCTGGCCCCTGG GGACTCCTGCCAACTGTGTTCACAGCACCCATCCGCCCATTGCTCCACAGGCCTTGAGAACTCTGCCACAGCCCAACAGCCACCGTGAGAAGCCTGTGCCCTGTAGTCCTGCCTGCACCCCAAG GTCAAGTCCGGAAGCCAAGATCCTATTGAGAGGGGGCTCCTGA